A single window of Hyla sarda isolate aHylSar1 chromosome 2, aHylSar1.hap1, whole genome shotgun sequence DNA harbors:
- the MIS12 gene encoding protein MIS12 homolog isoform X1 yields the protein MLLFYRRREAGKSERRVGVYSTGLVIAMSIEPMCYETQFFGFTPQTCILRLYISFQDYLFDMLLVVESVILKKIEKFTDCGISRLEVRDGTQKYLTFVNERFNQLFEKMELCLLKMVLNVPRNVLLQEDKVHAECSYSKEKFDTLQSETKSLNAQCKAESLATRALLAELKEQKVIQAELAKILAWFDGMDKICREHGNTDLLESFAFMIQKSKMLQGTVKEIDVKHKKLKLDITSKKVI from the coding sequence GTCTTGTGATAGCCATGTCTATTGAACCAATGTGCTATGAAACCCAGTTTTTTGGGTTTACACCTCAAACTTGCATTCTCCGGCTGTACATTTCATTTCAAGACTACTTATTTGACATGTTGCTGGTTGTGGAAAGTGTAATCCtgaagaaaatagaaaaatttaCCGACTGCGGGATTAGTCGACTAGAAGTTCGAGACGGTACTCAGAAGTATTTAACTTTTGTGAATGAACGCTTTAACCAGTTGTTTGAGAAAATGGAGTTGTGTCTATTGAAAATGGTATTGAATGTACCCAGAAATGTTCTACTGCAGGAAGACAAGGTCCATGCAGAATGCTCATACAGCAAAGAAAAGTTTGACACACTGCAAAGTGAAACAAAGTCCCTAAATGCACAGTGCAAAGCAGAATCACTTGCAACTCGGGCTCTGTTAGCTGAACTGAAGGAACAAAAAGTCATTCAAGCAGAGCTGGCAAAGATACTTGCCTGGTTTGATGGTATGGACAAAATCTGCAGAGAACATGGAAACACAGACCTGTTGGAGAGCTTTGCATTTATGATCCAGAAATCAAAGATGCTTCAGGGCACAGTAAAGGAAATAGACGTAAAACATAAGAAACTGAAACTAGATATAACATCCAAGAAGGTTATCTGA
- the MIS12 gene encoding protein MIS12 homolog isoform X2, translating into MSIEPMCYETQFFGFTPQTCILRLYISFQDYLFDMLLVVESVILKKIEKFTDCGISRLEVRDGTQKYLTFVNERFNQLFEKMELCLLKMVLNVPRNVLLQEDKVHAECSYSKEKFDTLQSETKSLNAQCKAESLATRALLAELKEQKVIQAELAKILAWFDGMDKICREHGNTDLLESFAFMIQKSKMLQGTVKEIDVKHKKLKLDITSKKVI; encoded by the coding sequence ATGTCTATTGAACCAATGTGCTATGAAACCCAGTTTTTTGGGTTTACACCTCAAACTTGCATTCTCCGGCTGTACATTTCATTTCAAGACTACTTATTTGACATGTTGCTGGTTGTGGAAAGTGTAATCCtgaagaaaatagaaaaatttaCCGACTGCGGGATTAGTCGACTAGAAGTTCGAGACGGTACTCAGAAGTATTTAACTTTTGTGAATGAACGCTTTAACCAGTTGTTTGAGAAAATGGAGTTGTGTCTATTGAAAATGGTATTGAATGTACCCAGAAATGTTCTACTGCAGGAAGACAAGGTCCATGCAGAATGCTCATACAGCAAAGAAAAGTTTGACACACTGCAAAGTGAAACAAAGTCCCTAAATGCACAGTGCAAAGCAGAATCACTTGCAACTCGGGCTCTGTTAGCTGAACTGAAGGAACAAAAAGTCATTCAAGCAGAGCTGGCAAAGATACTTGCCTGGTTTGATGGTATGGACAAAATCTGCAGAGAACATGGAAACACAGACCTGTTGGAGAGCTTTGCATTTATGATCCAGAAATCAAAGATGCTTCAGGGCACAGTAAAGGAAATAGACGTAAAACATAAGAAACTGAAACTAGATATAACATCCAAGAAGGTTATCTGA